A portion of the Luteolibacter yonseiensis genome contains these proteins:
- the mutL gene encoding DNA mismatch repair endonuclease MutL, whose product MPKIRVLPDILASQVAAGEVVERPASVVKELVENSIDAGAQEIRVDMDRGGSALIRVSDDGCGMSREDALLSLERHATSKLRTAGDLAAILTLGFRGEAVPSIASVSRFRLVTREKDAVAGTEIVVDGGRVNDVRDAGCAPGTVIEAKSLFFNMPARRKFLRAETTEAAHVEHQLRLHALAAPWVRFRLRRDDREVFDLPAVAKPLDRVRQLLGTDLSRELISLPLTHGNGVTVEGYVLPASHARKGRRHQFVFLNGRPVEDSVISRALAEGFRGALADGLHPAAWLWIELEPTLVDVNVHPAKREVRFHKPLDVRDAILDAVLAGLKPAPPPAPLPVVRPPLPDLAVDVVETAPSRTVFRAPQPVLANWDQATASAPVPQLEEMATLEPAVGAVPDFRIIGLLHQRYVLLESGDGLVLFDPKAARERIIFEKLTQHDGTALETQGLLMPVLLELDPRDLDLVIRERMALQEAGIEVEAFGGNTLQIRSLPACVTVEDPRAFLGALMDELLHESSPGVRFALSRVAKIIAKRAAMPVQPRLAETMPLLAELFACDLPYCAADGRPTLSEFGMRELDRRFGVSRG is encoded by the coding sequence ATGCCGAAAATCCGAGTGCTCCCAGACATCCTCGCCAGCCAGGTGGCGGCGGGGGAGGTGGTCGAGCGCCCGGCTTCGGTGGTGAAGGAGCTGGTGGAAAACAGCATCGATGCCGGCGCGCAGGAGATCCGCGTGGACATGGATCGGGGAGGCTCGGCGCTGATCCGGGTGAGCGACGACGGCTGCGGGATGTCCCGCGAGGACGCGCTGCTCTCGCTGGAACGCCACGCCACCAGCAAGTTGCGCACGGCAGGCGATCTGGCGGCGATCCTGACGCTGGGATTCCGCGGCGAGGCGGTGCCGAGCATCGCCAGCGTATCGCGGTTCCGGCTGGTCACCCGGGAAAAGGACGCGGTGGCGGGCACGGAGATCGTGGTGGACGGCGGGCGGGTGAACGACGTGCGGGACGCGGGTTGCGCGCCCGGCACGGTGATCGAGGCGAAGTCTTTGTTTTTCAACATGCCCGCGCGGCGGAAATTCCTGCGGGCGGAGACGACCGAGGCGGCCCACGTGGAGCACCAGTTGCGCTTGCACGCGCTGGCCGCGCCGTGGGTGAGGTTCCGCCTGCGTCGGGACGACCGGGAGGTGTTCGACCTGCCCGCGGTCGCGAAACCGCTGGACCGGGTGCGGCAGTTGCTCGGCACGGATCTTTCGCGCGAACTCATTTCACTGCCGCTGACCCACGGCAACGGCGTGACGGTGGAAGGCTACGTCCTGCCCGCCAGCCACGCGCGCAAGGGGCGCAGGCACCAGTTTGTTTTTCTCAATGGCAGGCCGGTGGAGGATTCCGTCATTTCCCGCGCGCTGGCGGAGGGGTTCCGGGGCGCGCTGGCCGATGGGCTGCACCCGGCGGCGTGGTTGTGGATCGAGCTGGAACCGACGCTGGTGGATGTGAACGTGCATCCTGCCAAACGCGAGGTCAGGTTCCACAAGCCGCTGGACGTGAGGGATGCCATCCTGGATGCGGTGCTGGCGGGGCTGAAACCCGCGCCCCCGCCCGCCCCGTTGCCGGTGGTGCGGCCACCGTTGCCGGATCTGGCGGTCGATGTGGTGGAGACCGCGCCCTCCCGGACGGTTTTCCGCGCTCCGCAGCCGGTGCTGGCGAATTGGGATCAGGCCACCGCTTCCGCCCCGGTTCCGCAGTTGGAGGAAATGGCGACGCTGGAACCAGCCGTGGGGGCCGTGCCGGATTTCCGCATCATCGGACTGCTGCACCAGCGGTATGTGCTGCTGGAGAGCGGGGACGGGCTGGTGCTTTTCGACCCCAAGGCCGCCCGGGAACGCATCATTTTTGAAAAGCTGACGCAGCATGACGGCACCGCGCTCGAAACCCAGGGACTGCTGATGCCGGTCCTGCTGGAACTGGATCCCCGGGATCTCGATCTGGTGATCCGCGAGCGGATGGCGCTGCAGGAAGCGGGGATCGAGGTGGAGGCGTTCGGAGGCAACACCCTGCAGATCCGCTCGCTGCCCGCCTGTGTGACGGTTGAGGATCCGCGCGCCTTTCTCGGTGCCCTGATGGACGAGCTTCTCCACGAGTCCTCGCCGGGTGTGAGGTTCGCCTTGTCGCGCGTGGCGAAGATCATCGCGAAACGGGCGGCCATGCCTGTCCAGCCGCGTCTCGCCGAAACCATGCCGCTGCTGGCGGAATTGTTCGCCTGCGATCTGCCCTATTGCGCGGCGGACGGCCGGCCGACCTTGTCGGAATTCGGCATGCGGGAACTGGACCGGAGATTCGGGGTGAGCCGGGGGTAA